TTATGGTGATTTCGTGGGAGTTCTGGAAGATGAAGGAGAAATGGAGATTTCATTAAGATGAAAGAGTGAAATTTAGAAACTATGAAAACTACGTCGTTTGAATTTGCCAGATGCGACGCGGTTTCCCCGCGATTCCTTGGCCGGTTGTGTATAgagtttttcaaattataatgatacaaacggcatatttttataatatattttgcaGGAATATTATACGaggagaatattttttttatcaaatgagattatgaaatttcataatatatttttaattatattaaatattgtatCATGGATAGATCATTTATCAATTTCAAATTCAACCGTCTTAACTTTTAGAACAAACATTGTAAGTAATACATTGCTAATTGAACCATCTTGatgaaaattatttgatttattttgataaaattctatccTATAATGTTTTTATGACTCGGCTTAAGAGCAAAATGTTTTgtctatatttaattatatatgaatcaTTATATCTATTTGATAATCTGTctagtataaaattattttataatttcattaatataaaaattatgtatagaCCAATCACTTAttcaaaaaaatctatatagaCAATGTGAAATTAGCGATGCTAACAAAAAATAGTTTCATTAACAAAGAACTTTAAGAACCTAAGACGAGACCAACTTCAGTAACATTTGTGGCTACGTTATTAATTACATGGGATACTTTTAAAGAGCAGCCTTGAAAAGCAGTACTTTGCCTAAGACGTGTAGTTTATGAAGAAAATGTGAATGGACGAGTTCTATTtctttatatactataatagatTCCATTCACAAGTTTCATTAACGTGATATATTCAGCGATTTcactaaaaatttaaacaagTTCAGTTCCATGTGTGTGTGATTATTAAATGTCTCATATTTTGGAAAATCAAAAGAGCCCGTAGAGAAAACAAAACTCTTTGCGTTGAAACGATAATAATAAGAGTAAttctatatgaaaattttatatcgCACGCCTCtatttaatcaaaaaataatttattattttattattttattaaagcaCACACATATTTAAGTATTGAGATAGAATAAtagaaatgataaataaaatattaattagatgAGTATATGGTGTAAACGTGGAAGGATTTCATGtacaatttttctaataataatatcaataaaagaTGCTATCTGTGCATAGACTACTTGGGCTAAGTTTTGGGCCGGAGAAATATTGGGCATCGTTGTCAAAATACGTATCATCAAAAGGTTACGAGTGATGTTCATGCCCTTGATGGGCCTTTAAGAATTCATTTCGGGctctaaaataagaaaaatactactcaactttttcaatgttattttttaaatatttttttatttaatagttaaaaatattaatattaataaaattatatatatttgttttatttttaatgattaaattttaaaatatatatattacaaaaaatgaaaagaaaaaaaggtacCGCTTGTAGTACCCCTAAAATATACATCCGAGCTTTCAAATGTCCctcttgaaagttgaaacatGGACAGACAATAATAACTTCAACCCGGTCCGATATGCTTTCCTAAAATCCCCCGTAAATGTTCAAGACGAGACCAATCGTGATTAAAAAGAAGAGTAAGCCAACCTAATTTTCTGGTCTCGTTTGTTTTCGCgactaaaaatcaaaattttgtaaattttttaaagttttcgTACTGTCataagttttacaaaaataaaaatacattttgatctatcaattttcatctcaaaagatctcaaatTTCTTCTGAGGCttttatctcaaaatatctcaagtttcttatcaagttttcatctcaaaagatttcaagttttcatctaaaaaaactGACAccattagtaaataaataaataaaggaagtagcaaaaaaaaaaagacaaaatggttaaaaaaaaaaggagcagaaaaaaaaatcaccattagtaaataaataaacaaatgaagcagcaaaaaaaaaaaagaccaaatggttaaagaaaaggaagcagcaaaaaaaaaatcaccattggtaaataaataaacaaaataagtagaaaaaaaaaataaaaaaaaaattgaccaaatggttaataaaaaaggaaacagtaaaaaaaaatgcatcattggtaaataaataaacaaatgaagcaaccaaaaaaaaaaagaccaaatggtttctcttagttaaaaaaaaaagaatcagcgaaaaaaaaatataccattggtaaataaataaacaaaggaatcagcaaaaaaaagtagaaaaaaaattgcagcattggtaaataaataaaatattataaaaagtactacaagtacttgtgagtcccatcatattactaactataataaagtcaaactaatcccatctcatttcaacatatttcaaaaaattttatctcatctcatctctaaaaataaatacatatttcatttaatctcatctcatctcaatatatctcaataaattttatcttatttcatctcatcttatctcatttataAAAGCAAAGAAGGCAGAGCGACCATAATCAATCAAACAAAATACTAGGTTACATGCATTCATATGTTTTCTTGTGAGCACTTAGAATCTTCCAAGTATTGGCATTTATGAGGTATAAATGCACTGTTTGTCCTTAAGAACCTTTAGGAGACATGCCAATTCCAGTGTGTGCTGGCCGGAGAAGAGGCAGAgtcttattcatttttattttttttttgtaattcatCGAACCAGGTTCATGTCAGGCTGTCAGCCATTACCCAACCTTATACCAGCAGATGCTCTTCTTTTCTCATGTACCACCTTGGAATAGATGTACTGTACGACATGCCCGTCCCCTAATAAACTTGAGAAATAAGTAtacaaattatacatatatatatccatgATATAATATACTGAATTACGTTAAGAGTAATGatttgttcaaattttaaatacataaatccTGCGCATTTATTTTGTGGAAAAGTAAACCTTACAatgaaaatgtgtaaaaaattaaatatgttcTTTACCATTAGGAATCACTTTTTTATAACAGATTTACGCCAAACTTGTCAATTtgaaacattatttttatattaaataaataaaaaataatattcataataaTGGAGTGTACAACTGCcgtgcatatttttttaaacaaatatataaatatgcaatctataaaaaaaattaatttttaaataaaaaaccttactatttaaaagaaaatattcactACGCttgttgtatttaatttataattattcatataatcagcttgtgaatatatattatatatatattgaaataaacattaaaaaaggtACGAGGGAAGTCCTTTACAACGTCTATctgcaataaaaaataaataaaaataaaaaccaaacatTTAAAACAGGACAAAATAAGAGAGAGTTGCAGAAGTGGTCGATCCTTGCAATACTACTATTGTTGTTTTCGGGAagtaaataatttgaattattacaatatttaagAAGGAATATGATGGGTGTGtgaaatttgaatatatattttaggaagGGTATAGAAGTTGCCTCGGGCCCCTAATACTGTGCTGACCGTAAAGCGTTAGAGATGATCATTAGAAGGTGCTttgattattgttattttaagcAGGCCCAACCACTCGTGTGTACGGCGGGGCCAAGGCCTTCTTGAGACCGTACCCCTCTTATATTATTGGAATCCAATTATTACTGCCCATTAATTTTGGCAGATTCACGTGATTCCAACATAATTAAGATTTTAACACCGACTATGGATCTTTGGTGTATGATCTATTGCTGTTTTGTCTGTATATCAAGATTTTTCTACTGGGCTTTCAAAATGCATTTCAAATTCATGGCAATCAATGCATTTAcccatatatttataattagtatgactttaatataaattattaattcttttctaagatttttttttaaatgaattatttttctaAGATGATTGTATATATATGGTTCAGCTCATGATGGGGCCCGTGTTACCCACcaattataaaagtaataaataattctatttaaaagtCACATTATTAACGtactataatttaatttatatcatgTAGATAATACATACACTATTCTAATTAAGCGAATTACCATCTTATAAATTTGATGACCAGATGGAGGCAACCCTCCGGTCGCGATCAAGTATGGATCATGGATAAAAGATTCATGAGATTGACGTGACGAGGGAATACGAAAGTCTGGGGTCGAATTCGAGGGTAAGCGCGGATGGTCCAAGTTTTAAGTTCTATTTTAATGGCCAAgggtaaaatttgaaaatattactcttatttttattatattttttgaaggcTGATCAGGTGATGATCATggtaacttttgactttttgAGTGTTTAAGGGGTGAAGTATGAAGAAGAAGTGTCAACTCTTAACGCGTTAACATGATTAGCCGATATGGTGCTATCCTTTTTAACACATCCATCAATTACTTCTACCCCAAgttgtaatatttttcttttctaattaattatagcTAAAAGTAGCCACGGATCAGGATATGATAACCTATATCTATAGATCCATATTTTATTGCAAGTAATTATAAGCTGGTCATGTTACAGACGTACAACATTTTACAATATGGTTTTATTAtcattacaaaagaaaattaaatagtcatattcacaaaaaataaataaaaataattgtctaATTTTCTTGCAGTGTATatactttctttttatttattaggtGTATCCTAATTTTTTAGATCGATTTAGtttcaaataattataatgatttcaattttatatgaatgcattgctattattattattattattattattgcatgCAAGGACCATTGTACATATGAAAAATCGCAAGACAGAGTAGTGAATCCTTTGTGTCTGGAGTGAGTCCTGTACATCCTACGTGCAGGAGCTTAAAACAATTGTATAACAGATACAGCCACGTGGAACTTAATTAGTTTATtggattcattttatttaaactaacgTGTATTTGTGAAACAACAGCGAGTCAAATTTCACGAGTAGAAGGTTTGAAACAAATGATCCACCGCAAAATGTATGGAATCATATATAGTAgttgatatttacagttataaaatctataaatatcgtatatttatttttaaaaaaataagtaaatatgagacttatgtaaataaattaattttttaataataaatctcatttaaaaaaaaatgtaaaatttgtatattttaaaactgtatacaatatttaagagatttatttcatatattattttagatGGGATGATCAGTTAATTAAGAGTAACTCATAGCTTATAGAAcactctaaaataaaataaagtatttttaaaaaatttaaaaataaataaatataaaatttatgtaaataaattaattttttaataatgaacttcatttttaaaaaaaaaatatgcaaaactagtatattttaaaattgtatatagtatttaagagatttatttcatatattatttaaGTTGGGATGATCAGTTAATTAAGAGTAACTCATAGCTTATGGAAcactctaaaataaaataaagtatttttaaaaaatttaaacatatgaaatcaaaaataaaagtcaataagatatttttatataattatataaaagttgtTATCTAGTTGTCGcttcactattttttatttctttaattaatgcCTTGATTTTGTGCTTggttcttattataaaatattgtttttcgttataaatattaatatttgcaaatcaatttattaataaaaatgaaaaaaaaaaagacattattTCTTATCTTGAACACGTGTTCAATCTCCAAGACGGAAACTTTTATGATTTTAACGGTAGATAAATtatttagaaaagaaagaaaaacacaatTAGTCAATGATTAAATGATCGCACCAAGAATTTCGACGAAAAACATCACAGGAGTGGGCAACATGgaactcaaaacaaaaacaaaaagaaacccaCTCCGAGAAATTCGTTAAAGGCTCGATTTTTCCTCGAACTTTTTCCCTTGAAACTCGTAATAGAAGTACCGCCTCTGGCCCTCTACTGTGGGTCTGTGACGCTCGTAATCGCGGTCACAACCATCACCCCTCGATTTTTAAATGCTAAACATGTGTCGAGTCAATAGAAAACTTTCACGGACGATCTTTGGGCATGGGCCGTGGCGTTATCGGTGCTTGCTCTTGTGGTAGATCGCTTTTGTGCATTAAAAATGGGCGATGGAGGGGAGGGTCAGTAAAAGTACTAGCGGGTTTTCCGGTACAAGGACGAATAAGGAAAAGCTGATTCCGTGACACGTGGATTTACATTGAGCGTCTGATGATACTACAGCGACTGGAGATTCAACAGTCCTGATGGGATTCATTGAAACTGGAAGAGAACTGTAGACAAATGTCCGGTGATAATGATAGGactgtctttctttttttctttggtaatctctctctctctctctctctccgagtCTCAAACGCACAGCCAAAATTGCGAACTCAGTTGTATGAtagaaagtgagagagagagagagagagagagatgttggtTGTCATAAATTAAATGAGGTTAAGGTGTGTAAGTAGTAGCAGAATGGGGTGCAGTTACCATGGCGGCGTTGCAGAGCTCTAATTCCGTGTCAGTATTATTGCTTCCAGCAACGGAAGAGAATTGAAACTCTGATTCCGTGAGGAAAAACCATCATCTTCCTCTGAATCCTGTGTCTTTTACCCTAAAAAAAGGGGTCGAAAATCCTGCCCGCAAAAGCTGCAAGACCCCCCTACAACAAAGATCACACGCACCCAGTCAGATTCGGAAACAAAGTCAAGGTCAAAACCAACGAACGTCCCACACCAAAGGCGATCACAATTCGAACCATCGATCGAGTTCCCAGAAATCAACAATCGCTGGTCTTCATGAATCTGGTTGTTACTTGTTGACGCCAACGTTCTGCTATGGATTTTTGGTCAAAATTGAGGCCAGTCGTCTCGGGTTTTGGGTGCAAGAAATGGCTGGGTTTTTCTATCTAGGTGGACGAGAAGGGCCACAAAACAAACAGGAGGAAGAAGAGAAGCAAGATAATAGCCAATTCTTGTACAGAAACGAGGAGATCTACAACAAAGGGTTCGAGATATGGCCACAATACTATCAGCAGCAACAGAACATGAGCAACTACTACTCGTTTGGAGTGGGTCCTAGTCGAAGAAACCTGAACAGCGTCTCTGATGAGTCGTCGAGATCCGGATTGACGTTGATAAGGCAAGGAGGAGTAGGAGGAGGCATGAATTGCCAAGACTGTGGTAACCAAGCAAAGAAAGACTGTACCCATATGAGATGCAGAACTTGTTGCAAGAGCCGAGGGTTTCAGTGCCAAACCCACGTCAAGAGCACTTGGGTCCCTGCAGCTAAAAGGCGTGAACGGCAACAACAACTCGCAGCtttacaacaacaacaactaCAGCAACAGCAAGATCAACATCAAGAACAACAACAACAGTTTCGAGGAGAGAATCCCAAAAGGCAGAGAGATAATCAATTAGGAGCGGCCCCTCTTGCTTGCACTCGTATACCCAACACCACGTCAGGTAAAGTCGTAGTTTACGGTacaagaaaggagaaaaaagaaaccaCGAGTGGAAATTTGGATTATGATCTTGGGAAAGGTCTACGGAGAATTATCGAGGAACTGAGATGCTAGAGAAAGTTGTCTTGAGATCTAGCTTGAGGGATTTCTGGCCAAAAATCAGTAACCCGTACCCAACAAATCCATATCGTTTGCGTGTGAGAAAGTCCACCTCCATGGTCACTCTCACCCACTCACctgcttttctttctcttttcttctttttccattcCTGTTACTGTTTATTAGTAGAGCTGACGAAAAGTTCTATGAAACTGAGCATACTTattttctcctttcttctctTCCGACGTTCTTCCATacttattttttacaattctttttcctcctttggTTGGAACTGAGCATGTCAATTCGTTCGATTGATTAGGGTTGGAACTGGGAAAATTTCCAGCTGAGGTGAACTCTCCGGCGGTCTTCCGCTGTGTGAGAGTAAGCGCAATGGAGGATCCGGACGAGCAGTATGCGTATCAAACGGCTGTAAACATTGGAGGACATGTTTTCAAGGGAATTCTCTATGATCAAGGCCGCGAAGATCGTTACACCGCCGGAGAGAGTTCCTCTGGTGGCGATGGAGGCGGAGCTCAACCACTAAATTTCATTACGGCAGCCACCACGACCACAACAACCACTAGTACCCCATCTGCAACGTTTCTCGACCCTTCACTATATCCAGCTCCACTCAATGCTTTCATGGCTGGTACGCAATTCTTCCCACCCCCAAGATCGTAGAAACCTCTTTTAGATTGTTAGCCTAGCAAATCTTGAAATTTCTCAATCTATCTGGATTTTCTGTCGTCAAGATCATAAGTAGTACTTTGTAACACCCAGTGAGGTAGAAGTCACAGGAATTAGAAACGAGGataaggatgagggggatgttTGATTTTGTTCGAATTTCAATTCTGATTTTCGTGGTTATTTTGATCTTATCAATGGCTCATTTTTAATTACAAACCATTTGTTTTGTATGGCTGCATGCGGATTTGTGCATTTTATAATGTTTGttatttggtttctttttagTATTTTCTTATCTGGGCTTTATATTCGATGCACTTTCTGGTTGGTGTTGCACTCGAAGCCGCTTTTTCCAGTTTATCCGTTTGCTTGCAGGAAGAATATGGGACGATTAGCTTTCGTGTTTTCGATAAACTAAGAATTAAAAAACCCTTCTCAAACCTTTTGTATATTCTTCTCACGATTTCTAGAGCTAGAAAACGGAAGGATCGAAAGGCATGGGCTTGTAAAGTTCCTCATGCGTagacaattaattaattaccaaGCTGGCATTCCAGTCCAAAAAAGTGAAACCTTCATGAACCCTCCCTTCCTCCCCAAATACATCTAGATTCACTTATCTATAGAACTAAATATCGAATGTCACTTTTAACTCTAACTCTTAACTCTTACACCAACTATAACTTAGctgcaaaacaataaaatttagcGCCTAATTGAGTGGACAGCATGCGTGGATCTGAGCCCGTAGTGGAGTGAAAATAGGTGCAAGCTAGTGCATgtgatatatatgttatttctaGACTCTAACTTGCTAGTGACATGATATAGGGTATGGTTCTTTTACGAAATAATAGGAGCTATCTACGATGCTATCGCTGCCTACTAGATCTAGCAGTATGAAAGAAACGTGGAATTGTTATGAAAGTTTGTAATATCTGACTCATTTACATGTGCCCtctgaatatatatttaaacaaccGAGATACAACTCGTAAATGATAACTGATCTTCTGTGGTTCGCTGATTCTTCTCCTATTCTATTCCATTCAGTGAATTATTCATTTTgttgaaataaataaacaaaaatacaacTGATCTATGGCACCTTAATGTGGATGAGTTAACAGACTCTTGGAATTCATGAACCTGCATGTcattatatacgtataatttTCAAGTAATTGAGATATATGGTTTTTGGATAATCATCTGATTACcttgtataattattatattaccCCATGATTCAGCTTAATTGACACTGAAGGATATAGTGTTGCTGTTGATCAAGGGCTTCGAAATGCATTCATGAAATGcagaaaatgaatatatatatatatatatatatatatgaattgcaTCATTTGAAAAGAGATATATTGTCAagaacctcttttttttttatagaagaaCCTCTTGAAGTTACATGAAATAAAACCATGATATGTACATAATGGTGATTATAAAGCTTCTCTCTATCTTCGTACATGTAATATTTGAAGATTAAAGCATTAGTACTACTGCGGAAATTGAGGATTAAAGGCGTCGTTAATGGTTTTACTGATATATATTGGGTTTTATTCTGCTCGaggttctatatatatatatatattatttattagcgATTCATCGGTGCTTCTGTACGATAGAATAAAGGTAGATGCTTGTACGATGGGACATGCAACTTGAATCAGATGCATGATCTGATACGCGTTTAACTTTCTTATTGGATGAATGCATGGTTCATGTggacagatatatatatatgaatgaaatCACCTTATAacgacacacacacacacacacatatatatatatatatagttacagcATTTGAAATGAGTGCATTATTGATGCTTTTTGGTTCATGACTATTAATTCTTTGTCTCCTGGTTGTGCTTGTGGTCATGCTTTGATTCGCGCTGAACAGTAGTAATTAATTAACCAATTCAACGTACGTATCACTCAATACACAAagcttatatatttatatataagtggttttttattttttgcttgtaATTAAGTTCCTTGTCATGTAAAGGAGAATCATCATTTATATCCTACTTCAAGTGACAGCCAAGCAGTCCAGTAGAACTGGAAattatatagctagctaggttcGCCTACATGTTTCTAGCCTCAAGCGTTCTTCTCTCCTTAAGTTTCCgtaagattataatagaaatgtattttataataaatctactTGAAATATATTGACTTCTTACTAATTCGTGCATGCCACCTcgaaatatatagttatattatatatatatatgtggggaCATAATCAGAAGTAATATAATCCCGTGATGTCATTCAGAAGCTGACATTGCCAAATCCTATATCGTGGTACTCCTCACTGGTTATTGGCCAATGTGATGGACTTTACTGCCGATTCAGTCACAGAAGCTGCTATGCATGATTATTGCAAGGGAATTGCTTCACGAGTGCGAAGTTGCGAACTCcagttttttaatattctacGTACGTACCGGTTCTTTCGGGAAGATCAGTACTCTTTGGAATCTTGGATAGAACGAGAGCTGTTGTACGTTGATCTGGAATGAGTTGTCTGGATATTGATGCGGACCGAGGCCAGCACTTTGGCTAGCTGAGAGAGAAATTAGGGGGAGAGAAACACAGAACACCTCGACAGAAGCTCTGCTACATTTTCTGGGGGCTTTTAATTTGGGTGTGCGTGTCTTTAGAGACAATCTTAAAACGAATTCATGCGGGTCAAGAAAGAAATAGTGGTCAAGATTTTTTTGATACTTCCGTGACGTCTCTGTCAGAAATCGGCTGAAATTGACTGTCATCGATTCAAATTAAATGTACTAAGAAAATAGGGACACCTAATCCTTGAATGACGAACATCTGTAATAGCCCCCACCAAGTTAGGGTCTCAGTACTACTGTTGCCCTCTTTCCTTGTCTCACATCAAATTTAGGTATTATACAGTTGCCATGCATATATAGGAAGGAATTAGTAGCTAGGGTGGTACCAACTATCTGTTTCACTGGTTGCAACAAGGAATAAGCAGCATCCAAAGctgtttcctttttcctttttcttttgtcaGATGGATCCAAAGTTACTTTTTCTGAATAACATTAACCTAAATATAGCTAATTTATTGGTCCGGGAAATGTGAGCTAGCTCCTAAAACAAAGCAGatcatcttatatataatatatatatgcagctaTCTAGCTtataattaaacatatatacatatatacatgcgaCCGATTTCCAATTAATCATACCGGACAAAACCCATTTATATAGAGAGCCAGCAGCTTGTACAAGACGTACCTTAGGTTAATTAACTTAATTAATTACCATTAAGATCGAGCATGTTTTCCTGATTATACATCTAACTCTTGAGGACtgggatttgaaatttttttggtaaCAGTTAGCTAGGAGAAGTGGACAAGAATGGTTGGTGGCTCAAACCTTCTACGAAGAGAAAGCCCAACCACTTAGAAGAGGAACTAGGGTTTCTTCCTATAGCTAGGCAGTACTCTAGGGTTGTGGAGTTCTGACAATTAGCATATGTCTTAGGTTGGGGGCCAGGCAGGCGCATGCAAAACTATAGATCTCTTTCTTCTTAGCTTGGTTGCTGGGCTAGACGTACGTACAGTGGTCCACAAATAACAGTTCCCAGCCAGTACCcccgaccccccccccccccaaaaaaaaaaaacagctttAAATGCTGTAGCGGCCTGCATATTTGATGGCTGGCAGCTTATCTTTGTCATTTCCAACGTTATGATCGAAGCTACAATGTTgttcagcatgcatgcatggctgcAGCCAGTATCATGCCTGCCTGATGTCGCGcgaagatatataaatataatatttgtagCCATgcatacattttattaatgtatcCGACCGATCGATCGAGCTCTCAACTGATCCGGTAACTCTGCCAactttatatagatatatatagatcaaCCAAATCATACCAGTCAAGAACTTCTAAATGTCACCAGAGATCAGACTTCGCCAGCTGTAAGTTTTAATTGCTGCAGTTTATTATCTCGAGAGAAGCATTAATTCATAATATAGTACAGTTTGTCCCAATGGAAGCATGCAGAAGTTAATTTaatctagctagctatatatatatatatatatgaagttagctaaaaatgatatttattgaACTATATGGTCATTTAGGTTTTAAACTAAGTGATGATAAAGGGTGGATTTAAAGTCTATGCCTTATAATTAAGTGAAATGATGATCATTGCTGACACTAACACAGTATTTTTGTTTAGTAGTACTTGCAGCATATATGCTTGTATGGTATCCGTACATACGTGCAAGCTGGCAATATTCATATACcttttgtaatatatttatatatatatcattacacTATTATCATGTCGGTGtgtagataatattttatatcaattaTGTTACATAATCAATGTGTGGTATATATGCTTTAAAATAGCGGTatgatactcatatatatatatatatgtttcagTTTTATAAATTGGTTTCTTGTAATTTGGAGAATTAAGTTTATTCTTTTAtgatatgttttaaaatataattattcttaaattacttcattactatttataaataactcactattatttataaattatttatgacaATTCACAACCTATTTCATTACTGAATCGGTTTGTAACATGATTTGCATATCTCATGATAACTCTTCTTGTACGTAATATTCTAGATTCAACCCAGCTCAGTaccattattaattaattcaacTCTGTCACATGAGTAACCGTAACTGTTCATTTCGAATGGTAATTAACAAGCTGCTGCTCatcattataataaatattaatttatatatata
This genomic window from Carya illinoinensis cultivar Pawnee chromosome 7, C.illinoinensisPawnee_v1, whole genome shotgun sequence contains:
- the LOC122314855 gene encoding protein EXPRESSION OF TERPENOIDS 1-like — protein: MAGFFYLGGREGPQNKQEEEEKQDNSQFLYRNEEIYNKGFEIWPQYYQQQQNMSNYYSFGVGPSRRNLNSVSDESSRSGLTLIRQGGVGGGMNCQDCGNQAKKDCTHMRCRTCCKSRGFQCQTHVKSTWVPAAKRRERQQQLAALQQQQLQQQQDQHQEQQQQFRGENPKRQRDNQLGAAPLACTRIPNTTSGLELGKFPAEVNSPAVFRCVRVSAMEDPDEQYAYQTAVNIGGHVFKGILYDQGREDRYTAGESSSGGDGGGAQPLNFITAATTTTTTTSTPSATFLDPSLYPAPLNAFMAGTQFFPPPRS